One stretch of Chitinophaga pendula DNA includes these proteins:
- a CDS encoding ATP-binding protein, translating into MSAYPPLALYFDTLQHDTPLWQQLIDHFPASVYITAMDGYRIVSANERATGLLGYTLQQTESSIADIFSPEDWKLLLPSLELLKRQEQSCINAIRQLKAENGSSRLGHITVFITGSPDTALHLVWIIQDVTGQMEKGELLRTTQELVCEIEDLLQFGSWTWWPEDNNVQWSDGIYKLLGYERTSLPREPDFSLYMSHVSEEDADWVNAALYKAVSQKEPFEMEYDLLDQAGKRKKIHAKGKYVYDHERKQDRFIGVLRDISTVWQLEQDRKRYIQDLRRSNKELEEFAYVASHDLQEPLRKILTFGDLLNNRYREQLGNDGKQYIDRMMKASQHMQQLINDLLTLSRISSRKPDTTSVKLDEVLQGVLADMEETIRENNAEIIIHPLPEIKGYHVQFQQLFTNLLGNAVKFRDKERPPRIEVSCRILNYQEVVALLLDVKHTWYEITVADNGIGFENIHSHRIFQVFQRLHGKTEYPGTGLGLSICQKIIENHGGKISATGIPGEGARFIIHLPDTGLTD; encoded by the coding sequence ATGTCAGCCTATCCGCCACTAGCGTTATATTTTGATACCTTACAGCATGATACTCCTTTGTGGCAACAGCTGATAGATCATTTCCCGGCTTCAGTATATATCACAGCGATGGATGGCTATCGTATCGTTTCTGCCAACGAACGGGCGACAGGATTGCTGGGATATACCTTGCAACAGACAGAAAGTAGTATTGCAGATATATTCTCACCGGAAGACTGGAAGCTGTTACTTCCCTCTCTGGAACTGCTCAAACGGCAGGAACAATCCTGTATCAATGCGATCCGGCAACTGAAAGCAGAAAATGGCAGCTCCCGTCTGGGTCATATCACGGTATTTATTACCGGAAGCCCCGATACCGCCTTGCACCTGGTATGGATCATTCAGGATGTTACCGGGCAAATGGAAAAAGGAGAACTGCTCAGGACCACACAGGAACTGGTCTGCGAAATAGAAGACCTGTTGCAATTCGGAAGCTGGACATGGTGGCCCGAAGATAATAATGTACAATGGTCCGATGGGATCTATAAACTACTCGGATATGAGAGGACTAGTCTTCCCCGGGAACCCGACTTCAGCCTTTATATGAGCCATGTGTCTGAGGAAGATGCTGACTGGGTAAATGCTGCGCTCTATAAGGCCGTGAGTCAGAAAGAGCCATTTGAAATGGAGTATGATCTGCTCGACCAGGCGGGCAAACGCAAAAAGATACATGCCAAAGGGAAGTACGTTTATGATCACGAACGTAAGCAGGACCGCTTTATCGGCGTATTGAGAGATATCAGTACTGTGTGGCAGCTTGAACAGGATCGGAAAAGATATATCCAGGATCTGCGACGTTCCAATAAGGAACTGGAAGAGTTCGCGTATGTAGCCTCCCATGATCTGCAGGAACCCTTACGTAAAATACTGACATTCGGAGATCTACTCAATAATCGCTATCGCGAACAGCTTGGTAACGATGGCAAACAATATATCGACCGGATGATGAAGGCGTCGCAGCATATGCAACAGCTGATAAATGACCTGCTTACCTTGTCCCGTATCTCCAGCAGAAAACCAGATACCACCAGCGTTAAACTGGATGAGGTATTACAGGGGGTACTGGCCGATATGGAAGAAACTATCCGGGAAAATAACGCAGAAATCATCATACATCCATTACCGGAAATAAAAGGATACCATGTGCAATTCCAGCAGCTGTTCACAAACCTGCTCGGCAATGCTGTCAAATTCCGTGATAAAGAAAGGCCACCGCGTATTGAGGTCAGCTGCAGAATACTGAATTATCAGGAAGTAGTAGCGCTATTGTTGGATGTGAAACATACCTGGTATGAGATCACAGTCGCCGACAACGGGATTGGATTCGAGAATATACATAGTCACCGCATCTTCCAGGTATTCCAACGCCTACATGGCAAAACCGAATACCCGGGTACTGGCCTGGGACTCTCTATCTGTCAGAAAATAATCGAAAATCATGGTGGAAAGATCAGCGCAACCGGCATACCCGGGGAAGGCGCCCGGTTCATCATCCATTTGCCGGATACCGGCCTTACTGATTAA
- the kefF gene encoding glutathione-regulated potassium-efflux system oxidoreductase KefF, whose product MANILILFAHPALEKSRVQIQLLQTAKHIPGVTVQDLYEAYPDFNVDVKREQALLLRHDIILFQHPLYWYSAPALMKQWQDLVLEHGWAYGHTGRSLVGKSMSNVLSTGGATDTYQPGAKHGHPLESFLLPYVQTAALCNMHYLPPYVVQGTHRMDVADIRTQAGAYRQWLEQLRDAPLTQ is encoded by the coding sequence ATGGCAAACATACTTATATTATTTGCGCATCCTGCCTTGGAGAAATCCAGAGTACAAATACAATTACTGCAGACTGCAAAACATATACCAGGAGTGACAGTGCAGGATCTGTATGAGGCTTATCCCGATTTTAACGTAGATGTAAAACGTGAGCAGGCCTTATTGCTCCGGCATGATATCATCTTATTCCAGCACCCTCTTTATTGGTATAGCGCTCCTGCACTGATGAAACAATGGCAGGACCTCGTCCTGGAGCATGGTTGGGCTTACGGACATACCGGTCGTTCGCTGGTCGGTAAGTCTATGAGTAATGTACTCAGTACCGGAGGCGCTACGGACACTTATCAACCAGGTGCGAAACATGGCCACCCTTTGGAATCCTTCCTACTGCCCTATGTACAAACGGCAGCGCTTTGTAATATGCATTATCTGCCTCCTTATGTGGTGCAAGGCACCCACCGGATGGATGTGGCAGACATACGGACGCAGGCCGGTGCATACCGGCAGTGGCTGGAGCAGTTACGCGACGCTCCTTTAACCCAATAA
- a CDS encoding transglutaminase-like domain-containing protein: MAIDESKYTTFQRSLFHLLSLLTVLPLAPFINRYIPTIIVAGWHLDLFVSVITAFLFTRLLLWFFRPLIVPTFVILCCILAFNNLTNNYSFTNVLNDYKGMVQGNWGAKESKQLDILSFYPRRVETYRDKTVRGIREKVDYKDSLVRNFSVRHSTAEFDEYFPKYGKIVRFLSLFQFINRNFKYVNDSRRDEYFATPRETILNGLGGDCDDHSILMASCLQSIGARCRIVLIKGHAYPELYCGSKEDFEIMKQAIITLFPHPPVKEIYYHEMKGEYWINLDYTARRPGGPYMNDKVYALIEL, from the coding sequence ATGGCCATTGATGAAAGTAAATACACCACCTTCCAGCGCTCCCTGTTCCATCTGTTGAGTCTTCTCACAGTGCTGCCATTAGCGCCCTTTATTAACCGGTATATCCCTACGATTATCGTTGCCGGCTGGCACCTGGATCTTTTTGTATCCGTCATTACCGCTTTTCTGTTTACGCGTTTATTACTATGGTTTTTCCGCCCACTGATCGTCCCTACCTTCGTGATACTTTGCTGTATATTGGCTTTCAACAACCTGACGAATAATTACTCCTTTACCAATGTGTTAAATGATTATAAGGGTATGGTTCAGGGTAACTGGGGAGCAAAAGAGAGTAAACAACTGGACATCCTTAGCTTTTACCCCCGGAGGGTAGAGACTTACCGTGACAAGACGGTACGGGGCATAAGAGAAAAAGTGGATTATAAAGACTCCCTGGTGCGTAATTTCTCCGTCCGCCATTCTACGGCAGAATTCGATGAGTATTTTCCCAAGTATGGTAAAATAGTACGATTCCTTTCCCTATTCCAGTTCATTAACCGGAATTTCAAATATGTTAATGACTCCAGGCGGGATGAATATTTTGCTACTCCCCGGGAAACTATCCTTAATGGCCTGGGGGGGGATTGTGATGACCATTCTATTCTGATGGCTTCGTGTCTGCAGTCCATAGGTGCCCGTTGCCGTATTGTTTTGATCAAGGGACATGCCTATCCCGAACTTTATTGTGGTAGCAAGGAGGATTTTGAGATTATGAAACAGGCTATCATCACTCTTTTTCCACATCCTCCTGTCAAAGAGATCTACTACCACGAGATGAAAGGAGAGTATTGGATCAACCTGGACTATACTGCCAGAAGACCTGGCGGACCTTATATGAACGATAAGGTGTATGCTTTGATAGAGCTATAA
- a CDS encoding chloride channel protein gives MSNFNFLRKHHGFFRFKKDFEQYSLKKVKSYELIIHWLHSKLNRNQFLILSGMLVGCAAGLAGVVLKMLVHYIHYIITHKVHFSTQIVFYVVFPFLGILLTTLVVIWFFKGQSRKGIPAILYEIAQNSSLIPAVKMYSQIVQSAITVGLGGSAGLESPIAVTGAAIGSNYARTYHLGYKERTLLLAAGATAGIAAAFNAPIAGMMFAFEILLTGVVFSDFIPLILAAVCGSLLSKIILQEDVLFHFESRQPFNYRNIPFYILLGLLSGFYARYFVVISQWVEHRFAKLQRSKLQKAILGGLLVSLLCVLLPPLFGEGYASIKSLATGDTEWIIQNSFFRYLPAKSWLILAFTGCVCLLKVFATSITIHAGGNGGNFAPSLFAGGFLGYFFAMLCTQLGITDVPVTNLVIVGMAGVMSGVLYAPLTATFLIAESSSGYDLFIPLMIVSTTSFLMAKWFSPISPEFKQLADAGKIFTKAHDKNLLTRLQLEDLIEKDIQQIDLYATLRELIELIKQGKRNMIAVVNEQLLLEGIITLEDIRPIMFNQEHYDTLTVKDLMKAPPAIIHAGDNVADVIARFDETQVWTLPVVQDNKLVGFLSKSRILNKYRLLLQEYSEND, from the coding sequence ATGAGCAATTTTAACTTCCTCCGTAAGCATCATGGATTCTTTCGATTCAAGAAGGATTTCGAGCAGTACAGCCTGAAAAAGGTTAAAAGTTATGAGCTGATCATTCATTGGTTGCATAGTAAACTAAACCGCAACCAATTTCTCATCTTATCCGGTATGCTGGTAGGATGTGCTGCCGGACTGGCAGGCGTTGTCCTGAAGATGCTGGTGCACTATATCCATTATATCATCACACACAAGGTGCATTTCAGCACGCAGATCGTTTTTTATGTTGTCTTTCCATTTTTAGGCATCCTGCTTACTACGCTTGTTGTCATTTGGTTTTTCAAAGGGCAGTCCAGGAAAGGCATTCCTGCCATCTTGTATGAAATAGCCCAGAATTCCAGCCTGATCCCGGCGGTTAAGATGTATTCACAGATCGTTCAAAGTGCGATTACAGTAGGACTTGGAGGCTCCGCCGGGCTGGAAAGCCCTATTGCTGTAACAGGTGCAGCAATTGGCTCTAATTATGCCCGTACTTACCATTTAGGGTATAAGGAACGTACGCTGTTACTTGCTGCAGGTGCTACTGCCGGTATTGCCGCTGCTTTTAATGCTCCTATCGCCGGGATGATGTTCGCATTCGAAATCTTACTTACCGGTGTGGTTTTCTCAGACTTTATCCCGCTCATCCTGGCAGCGGTGTGTGGTAGTTTGCTGTCGAAGATCATCTTACAGGAAGATGTGTTATTCCATTTTGAGTCACGTCAACCTTTCAATTACAGGAATATACCTTTTTACATACTACTAGGATTATTAAGTGGCTTCTATGCCCGTTACTTCGTGGTTATCTCGCAATGGGTGGAGCACCGGTTTGCCAAACTTCAGCGTTCCAAGTTACAAAAGGCCATTCTTGGCGGCCTGCTGGTATCCCTGTTATGTGTGTTATTACCTCCTTTATTCGGGGAAGGATACGCAAGCATTAAATCGCTGGCTACCGGCGATACAGAATGGATCATACAAAATAGTTTCTTCCGTTACTTACCTGCGAAGAGCTGGCTGATCCTGGCGTTTACCGGCTGTGTTTGTTTGCTTAAAGTTTTCGCTACTTCTATTACCATTCATGCTGGCGGCAACGGCGGTAATTTTGCGCCATCGCTTTTTGCCGGTGGCTTCCTTGGTTATTTCTTTGCTATGTTGTGTACCCAATTGGGTATTACGGATGTGCCGGTCACCAATCTGGTGATCGTGGGTATGGCGGGGGTGATGAGTGGTGTGCTTTATGCACCGTTGACAGCCACGTTCCTGATAGCAGAATCCAGCTCGGGCTATGATCTGTTTATTCCATTGATGATCGTCTCGACCACCTCCTTCCTGATGGCAAAGTGGTTTTCACCTATCTCTCCGGAGTTCAAACAGCTGGCGGATGCTGGTAAGATCTTCACAAAGGCCCATGATAAAAACCTCCTTACAAGGCTGCAACTGGAGGATCTTATTGAAAAGGATATACAGCAAATTGATCTGTATGCCACTTTACGGGAGCTGATAGAGTTGATCAAACAGGGCAAACGTAATATGATCGCTGTGGTCAACGAACAGCTACTGCTGGAGGGTATTATTACACTGGAGGATATACGGCCCATCATGTTCAACCAGGAACATTATGATACGCTGACGGTCAAGGATCTGATGAAGGCGCCTCCGGCGATCATACATGCCGGGGATAATGTAGCAGACGTCATTGCACGCTTCGATGAAACGCAGGTATGGACGCTTCCTGTGGTGCAAGACAACAAACTCGTCGGGTTCCTTTCTAAATCCAGGATATTAAATAAATACCGGCTTTTATTGCAGGAGTACTCTGAGAATGACTAG